In Candidatus Paceibacterota bacterium, the following proteins share a genomic window:
- a CDS encoding glycosyltransferase: MVISSNKMTSQNKKFKISLIIPAYNEEDSIIDCLEKAIKYSDGKFHEIIVINNGSTDRTKELAEKVSGVKVVDEPDKGLTKARQKGLEVATGDFLAYIDADTRLQPAWYKTAETFFAKHPKAVSLSGPYRYYDGSIINNFFLHIIWWLNAPIAYHLAGYLILGGNFVAKKEALLKMGGFDKNIEFYGEDTNISRRLSEFGKVVFKMDFFIYSSSRRFQKEGIVKTNLIYGLNFVWQALFKKPFTNGYEDHRIGLEKRSDTIEDNVRKGAELKAWIVSSIFALAFIITWVFESFDWHKAIPLAIFYIVFLFNTFFSIRCFSRITPPYSLVHSILDLVLVSLYVAMAINVRAVPYFIFFTLLIFAVSSIKYTLLLGNIEHDHILKRKILIDILGVCGSALVIGGILAGYARSSLWAWVVIFILANIILFTLWPFYRIEPIEKGL, from the coding sequence ATGGTAATAAGTAGTAATAAGATGACGTCACAAAATAAAAAATTTAAAATCAGCTTGATCATACCGGCCTACAATGAGGAGGATTCTATTATTGATTGTTTAGAAAAAGCAATAAAATATTCAGACGGTAAATTTCACGAAATAATCGTTATCAATAATGGCAGTACCGACCGCACGAAAGAATTGGCCGAGAAAGTTTCTGGAGTGAAAGTAGTCGATGAACCAGACAAGGGTCTAACCAAAGCGAGACAAAAGGGGCTAGAAGTAGCTACTGGTGATTTTTTGGCCTATATTGATGCAGACACAAGACTTCAACCGGCATGGTATAAAACTGCGGAGACATTTTTTGCTAAACACCCTAAGGCTGTCAGTTTGAGCGGGCCATACAGGTATTATGATGGTTCTATTATAAACAATTTCTTTTTGCATATTATTTGGTGGCTCAATGCCCCTATCGCATACCACCTAGCAGGTTATTTGATTTTGGGGGGAAATTTTGTCGCAAAGAAAGAGGCTCTATTAAAGATGGGTGGATTTGATAAAAATATTGAGTTTTATGGAGAAGACACAAATATATCAAGAAGGCTCAGTGAATTCGGAAAGGTTGTATTTAAGATGGACTTTTTTATTTATTCTTCCAGTCGTCGGTTTCAGAAAGAGGGGATTGTAAAAACGAATCTGATTTATGGATTAAATTTTGTTTGGCAAGCCCTTTTCAAGAAACCGTTTACTAATGGTTATGAAGATCATCGTATAGGATTAGAGAAAAGATCAGACACTATAGAAGACAACGTTAGAAAAGGGGCTGAATTAAAAGCTTGGATTGTCAGCTCTATTTTTGCCTTAGCTTTTATTATTACCTGGGTATTTGAATCTTTTGATTGGCACAAAGCAATACCGCTTGCCATATTTTATATTGTTTTTCTTTTTAATACCTTCTTTTCCATCAGGTGTTTTTCTCGCATAACGCCACCTTATAGCTTGGTACACAGTATTTTAGATCTGGTCCTAGTCTCTCTATATGTCGCTATGGCAATAAACGTTCGCGCTGTTCCTTATTTTATATTTTTTACCTTGTTGATTTTTGCCGTCTCTTCCATAAAATATACATTATTACTTGGAAATATAGAACACGACCATATTTTGAAGAGGAAAATACTCATAGACATTCTCGGTGTCTGTGGTTCCGCTCTCGT